The Stigmatella ashevillena genomic sequence CGCGACGCTCTCGGCATCCAGGTGGTTGGTGGGCTCGTCCAAGAGCAGCAGGTCCGGCTTCTCCAGGAGGATGCGGCACAGCGCCACGCGGCGCTTCTCACCGCCGGACAGCTTCGTCACGTCCGCGTCCCCGGGGGGCAGCCGCAGCGCGTCCATCGCCATCTCGATGGTCCGGTCCAGCTCCCAGCCGTTCGCCGCGTCGATGGCGTCCTGGAGCTTGCCTTGCTCGGCCAGGAGCTTCTCCATCTCCGCGTCGCTCAGGGGCTCGGAGAACTTCGCCGACACCTCGTTGAAGCGGTCCATCAGGCCGCGGATCTGCTTGAGCCCCAGCTCCACGTTGCCCTTCACGTCCAGGGTGGTGTCGAGCTGCGGCTCCTGCGGCAGATAGCCCACCCGGGCGCCCGGGTCCGGCTTGGCCACACCGAAGAACTCCGTGTCCACCCCAGCCATGATGCGCAGGAGCGTGGACTTACCGGAGCCGTTGGGGCCGATGACGCCAATCTTCGCGCCCGGGAAGAAGGACAGGTAGATGCCCTTGAGGATCTCCTTCCCGCCCTTGACCTTGCGCAGGTCCTGCATGGTGAAGATGAAGTTCTGGGCCATCGCGGCTCTGATGCCTCCGGCAAAGGAATGTCGTAGAAGCACGCGGATACTAAGGTGGGGTCCGCCGCGCAAGGAACTCCGCTGCCCGGGGCCTTCCCCCAGCGGCCACTTGTCCACATTCCAAGCTCTCCACGGCGTCCCTGGGCACCCCGCCCGGGAAGTGCTAGAGCCCCGCCTTGCCATGTCCTCGCCCGTTCTCGACCTCCAGGGGCTCACCAAGACGTATGGGTCGTTCACCGCCCTCTCCGACGTGAGCCTCGCCATCCGCCCGGGCGAGATCTTCGCCCTGCTGGGCCCCAACGGCGCCGGGAAGACGACGCTCATTGGCTCCGTGTGCGGGCTGGTGAAGAAGACGCGGGGCCGCATCCTCCTGTTCGGCAAGGACCTCGACCAGGACCCCGTGAGCCCGCGCTACGACGTGGGCCTGGTCCCCCAGGAGATCAACTTCGACCCGTTCTTCTCCGTGGCCGAGTCGCTCCACATCCAGATGGGCTTCTACGGCCGCCCCCGGGACGAGGCCCGCGTGGACGAAGTGCTCACCGCGCTCAACCTCCAGGCCAAGAAGGATGCCCTCACGCGCGCCCTGTCCGGCGGCATGAAGCGCAGGCTCCTCATCGCCAAGGCGCTGGTGCACCGGCCCAAGCTCGTCTTCCTGGACGAGCCCACCGCCGGGGTGGACGTGGAGCTGCGCCGCGACCTGTGGACGTACGTGCGCAAGCTGGCCTCCGAGGGCACCACCATCGTCCTGACCACCCACTACCTGGAAGAGGCCGAGGAGCTGGCCGACCGGGTGGGCGTCATCAACGAGGGGCGCCTGCTGCTGGTGGAGGACAAGGCGTCGGTGCTGCGCCGCTTCGGCGAGAAGCGCCTGGTGGTCACCTTCGAGCAGCCCGTGGGGGAGATGCCTGAGCCCGGCCGCCGCTTCAACGCCGTGCTCTCCGAGGACCGGCGCACCCTCACCTACGTGGAGCGCGAGGGCAACGCCCCCGCCGGCGCGCTGCTGACGTCCTTGTATGGCCAGGGCCTGCCCATCTCCGATGTGGAGACCCGCCGCTCCCGGATGGAAGACGTGCTCATCGAAATCCTCCGGGGCCGTCCCCAGAAGTCCGCCTGAGTTCCTCTCCTTCCCCGCCCTGCCCCGACACCATGAACACCCTTGGGATGAAGACGCTGTTCGCGAAGGAGGTCCGCCGCTTCATGCGCGTGCCGGGCCAGACCGTCCTCTCGCCCCTCATCAGCACCACGCTGTACTTCATCGTCTTCGGCTACTCGCTGTCCAACCGCGTCCACGAGGTGGAGGGGATGCCCTACCTGCCCTTCATCGTGCCCGGGCTCGTCTTCCTGGGCATCGCCAACAACGCGTTCCTCAACTCCAGCTCCTCGCTGTTCATCACCAAGATTCAGGGCACGGTGGTGGACCTGCTGGTGGCGCCCCTGGGGCCTGGGGAGCTGATGGCCGGCTTCATTGGCGGCGCCATCGTGCGCGGCCTCGTGGTGGGCGGGCTCACCTGGGCCGTGGCCGCGCTCTTCACCGGCTTCAGCCTCGAGCACGCCCTGGTGGCCGTCTACTTCCTCTTCATCTCCTCTTATGTCTTCAGCGTGCTGGGGCTGCTGGCGGCGGTGTGGGCCGAGAAGTTCGAGCAGATCAACTTCTTCCCCACCTTCGTGATGATGCCGCTGACGTTCCTGGGCGGCGTCTTCTACTCGGTGCGCGAGCTGCCCTCACCCTGGGACCGCGTCAGCCTCTTCAACCCCATGGTCTACATGGTGGAGGGGCTGCGCTACGGCATGCTGGGGCGGAGCATCTTCTCGCCCGCCCTGGGAGGCGCCATCCTCCTGGTGCTGGCCGGCGTGGCCACGGCCCTGGCCTACGGCGCCCTGCGCTCTGGCTATAAGATGAAGGCCTGAGTCCGGGTTCGTTGACGCACACCGGTAATCCCACTTTGTCCGCTTCCTGGCTCGGAGAGCAGGCTGGCAAGCAGTGCGTTCGCCGGGAAACGGTGGCCGGGGTATCCTGCGCCCGCAATGGCTGTGTCCTTCGGCAAGTACGACCTTCTGCGGAAGATCGCCTCGGGCGGTATGGGCCAGGTTTTCCTGGCGCGTGAGCGAGGAGGCGTGGAGCGTCTCGTCGTCCTCAAGCTCATCCTGCCGCACCTGGCCGAGGACGATGAGTTCCTCACCATGTTCCTGGAAGAGGCCCGGCTCGTGGGCCGGCTCCGGCACCCCAACCTCGTCACCATTCTGGATCTCTCGGAGATCGAGGGCCGCCACTGCCTGGCCATGGAGTTCGTGCAGGGGGACGACTTGCGGCGCCTGGACAAGCAGGCGCGGCTCAAGGGCCAACTGCTGCCCCCCGGCGTGGTGCTGCGCATCATCTCCGAGGCGGCCGCGGGGCTGGACTACGCCCACCAAGCGCGCGATGCCCAGGGCCAACCGCTCAAGCTGGTGCACCGGGACGTGTCCCCGCAGAACATCCTCGTCGGCTTCGACGGGGGCGTGAAGATCATCGACTTCGGCGTGGCCAAGGCGGCCGGCAGCAGCCAGCAGACGGCCACTGGCGTGCTCAAGGGCAAGTATCCTTATATGTCGCCCGAACAGGCCTCGGGACAGGCCATCGATGGGCGCAGCGATCAGTTCGCCCTGGGCGTGGTGATGTGGGAGCTGCTCACGGGCAAGCGGCTCTTCAAGGGCGAGTCGGACCTGATGACGCTGCGGCTGGTGAAGGACTGCCAGGTGCCGTACCCCTCCCAGCTCAACCCCAAGCTGCCGCCGGGGCTGGACGAGGTGGTGATGCGGGCGCTGGAGGCCACCCCTCAGAAGCGCTTCCCCGACTGCGGCGCCTTCCGGCTGGCGCTGGAGGACTACATCATCCAGATGCGGCTGTCGGCCAGCAGCGCGCACCTGGCCGCCTACCTGCGCGGGCTGTACGCGGAGCGCATCTCCACCGAGTCCGACCCGTCGAAGCTGGACCAGCTCGCCGAGGACTCGGACCTGGACTCGAAGGCCGACTCCTCGCGCAGCAGCCTCCGCTCGGGCGTGCAGCCTGCCCCGGGTACCCCGTCCCGCTCCCCGGTGAAATCCGAGACGCGCTCACGGCGCGCGGTGGATGCCCTGATCGGCCCGGCGCCCGCGCCCCGCCACGAGACCACCCGGGGCACCGTCTCGCTGGAAGCGGCCCCGGTCCCCGTGGGCCGCGGTGTCCCCCGGGTGGCCCTCGCCATTGGGGGCGCGGTGGCGCTGCTGCTCGCGGGGACCGCCGTCGTCTTCCTGCGCCCGCAGGCCTCCGAGACGCCCCCACCGCGGCTGGCGGTGAACACGCCGCCCTCGCCCCCCGTGGGCGTGCCCGAGCCGCCCCCGCCCACGCCTCCGGTCGCCGAGCCCCTGAAGGTGAACCTGGTCCTTGCCTCCGAGCCGGAGGGCGCCCAGGTCCACGTGGGCGGAGAGCCCCTCGGCAAGACGCCGCGCCCCTTGACGCTGGAGCCAGGGGCACCGCCGATTCTGGTGACGATGACGATGGAGGGCTACGAGCCGGTGACGCGGAGCGTGTCGGCCTCGGACGGCCCCACCGTGCAGGTGGCCCTGGAGCGTCGGCCCACCGGCACCGCGAAGCCGCCGCCCACCCAGGGCAAGAAGCCGAGCCCGGCCCCTTCGCTGGGCATCAAGACGGGCCGCTGAGCCCCCGTTAGAGGCGCGGCGGAGACTGGGCCACCAGCCGCCGGATGAGCTCGGGCTCGAAGGGCTTGTCGATGCGCGGGTGGGAGAAACGCTGGAGAAAGAGCCGGGCGCGCTCGGTGAAGCCTCCGCCCGTCATGAAGACGAGCCGGGACAGACACTCGGGGTGGGATTTCGCCAGCGCGGCGTGCACGTCCATGCCCGTCAGGTCCAGCATCATCAAGTCACAGAAGATGAGATCGAACTCCGTGTCCCGCTCCAGCAGCGAGAGCGCCTCGCGCCCGCTGCGCGCCACCACCACCTCGTTGCCCCGACCGATGATGCGCCGCATGACCGAGGCGATGCCGGGCTCATCATCGATGACGAGCACCCGCTTGCCCTGAACCCCGGCCTGCTCCATTGGCGCCGCCAAGAGGGGCAGCAGCGCCTCGGCCTCCTCACCGCGGGTGGGCAGCACCACGCGGAAGGTGCTGCCCTTGCCCGGCGTGCTCGCCGCGGACATCTCCCCGCGCAGCGCCTTGATGATGCCGTGGCAGATGGACAACCCCAGCCCCGTGCCCTCGCCCTGGGACTTGGTGGTGAAGAAGGGCTCGAAGGCGCGCGCCAGCACCTCCGGCGACATGCCCACGCCCGTGTCCGTCACATCCACCACCACCCGCTCCTCCTGGACATACGTGGTGAGGAAGATGCGGTGGCGGGCCACGTCCCCCTCGGGGATGGCCTGGGCCGCGTTGATGAGCAGGTTGAGGAACACCTGCCCCAGCCGGGCCTCGTTGGCCCAAACCATGGGCACCGTTCCGTAGCAGCGCACCACCTGCGCGCGGTAGCGCACGTGGTTCATCGCCATGGAGAGGCTGAACTCCAGCGCCGCGTGCACATCCACCTGCCGCAACTGCGCGTCGTCCCCGCGGGCGAAGGTCTTCAAGTCCCGGACGATGCGGCGGATGCGCTCGGCGCCCTCGCGCGCTTCCTCCAGGGCCTCCTCCGTCTCCTGAATGACTTCGGACGAGGCCACCCCGGCGAGCGTGGCGAGCTGCTCCACCGCGAAGTGGATGTTGCCCATCACGAACGACAGCGGGTTGTTGATTTCGTGGCCCACGCCGGCCGCGAGTTGCCCCGCCACGGCCAACTTCTCCGACTGGATGAGCTTCTCGCGCGCCGCCAGCAGCTCCCGGGCGCGCTGCCGCGCCAGCGCCTCCGCCTCCAGGCGCCCGGAGTGCTCGCGCTCCAGCAGCGCGTCGCGCTCCTGCTCCACCTGCTTCTTGCTGGTGATGTCCCGGAAGAGCACGGCAATGCCGCTGCCCGAGGGGTAGGCATGCATCTCGAACCAGCGGTTGAAGGGGGGCAAGAGGACCTCGAAGTACGAGGCCACCCGATCGGCCATCACCTTGCGGTACTCCCGCTCCACGATGGTGCCCCGGAGCTCCGGGCTCGTGTCCCACAGACTGCGCCCGAAGAGCTTCTCCCGCGGCTTGCCCTTGAGCGTCAGGGCGTTGCGGTTGACGTAGGTGTAGCGCCAGTGCGCATCCACCGACAGGAAGCAGTCCGGCGTGCCCTCGAGGAGCTCCACCATGCGGTCCCGCGTGTCGCGCAGCCCTGTCTCCGCGCGGTGAGAGGAGGTGACGTCGCGCAGCCGCACGAGCACCCCATCCCGGAAACGGGACACGGTGGCCTGAAGCCACCCGTCGAACCCATCGCTCGCGTGGGAGAACACCTGCTGGCAGGACTCCCCCGTCTCCACCACCTGATGAAAGGCCTCGAACTGCCCGGCCAGCCCCAGCTCGGGCGGCACCTCGTGGAGGCGCCGCCCCTGGAGCCCCTCCACCCGCCAGCCCAGCAACCGATGCGCCGCCGGGTTGGCATAGCTCCACTCGAAGTCGCTGAGGGCCCCCTCCTCGTCCCGCACGGCCTTCATCACCATGCTGCCCTCGGGGTGC encodes the following:
- a CDS encoding PAS domain-containing protein: MLKPAFQEPLKHLKSARASDGDEVLRVLAEVEHGHPEGSMVMKAVRDEEGALSDFEWSYANPAAHRLLGWRVEGLQGRRLHEVPPELGLAGQFEAFHQVVETGESCQQVFSHASDGFDGWLQATVSRFRDGVLVRLRDVTSSHRAETGLRDTRDRMVELLEGTPDCFLSVDAHWRYTYVNRNALTLKGKPREKLFGRSLWDTSPELRGTIVEREYRKVMADRVASYFEVLLPPFNRWFEMHAYPSGSGIAVLFRDITSKKQVEQERDALLEREHSGRLEAEALARQRARELLAAREKLIQSEKLAVAGQLAAGVGHEINNPLSFVMGNIHFAVEQLATLAGVASSEVIQETEEALEEAREGAERIRRIVRDLKTFARGDDAQLRQVDVHAALEFSLSMAMNHVRYRAQVVRCYGTVPMVWANEARLGQVFLNLLINAAQAIPEGDVARHRIFLTTYVQEERVVVDVTDTGVGMSPEVLARAFEPFFTTKSQGEGTGLGLSICHGIIKALRGEMSAASTPGKGSTFRVVLPTRGEEAEALLPLLAAPMEQAGVQGKRVLVIDDEPGIASVMRRIIGRGNEVVVARSGREALSLLERDTEFDLIFCDLMMLDLTGMDVHAALAKSHPECLSRLVFMTGGGFTERARLFLQRFSHPRIDKPFEPELIRRLVAQSPPRL
- a CDS encoding ABC transporter permease, which produces MKTLFAKEVRRFMRVPGQTVLSPLISTTLYFIVFGYSLSNRVHEVEGMPYLPFIVPGLVFLGIANNAFLNSSSSLFITKIQGTVVDLLVAPLGPGELMAGFIGGAIVRGLVVGGLTWAVAALFTGFSLEHALVAVYFLFISSYVFSVLGLLAAVWAEKFEQINFFPTFVMMPLTFLGGVFYSVRELPSPWDRVSLFNPMVYMVEGLRYGMLGRSIFSPALGGAILLVLAGVATALAYGALRSGYKMKA
- a CDS encoding ABC transporter ATP-binding protein, translated to MSSPVLDLQGLTKTYGSFTALSDVSLAIRPGEIFALLGPNGAGKTTLIGSVCGLVKKTRGRILLFGKDLDQDPVSPRYDVGLVPQEINFDPFFSVAESLHIQMGFYGRPRDEARVDEVLTALNLQAKKDALTRALSGGMKRRLLIAKALVHRPKLVFLDEPTAGVDVELRRDLWTYVRKLASEGTTIVLTTHYLEEAEELADRVGVINEGRLLLVEDKASVLRRFGEKRLVVTFEQPVGEMPEPGRRFNAVLSEDRRTLTYVEREGNAPAGALLTSLYGQGLPISDVETRRSRMEDVLIEILRGRPQKSA
- a CDS encoding serine/threonine protein kinase, giving the protein MAVSFGKYDLLRKIASGGMGQVFLARERGGVERLVVLKLILPHLAEDDEFLTMFLEEARLVGRLRHPNLVTILDLSEIEGRHCLAMEFVQGDDLRRLDKQARLKGQLLPPGVVLRIISEAAAGLDYAHQARDAQGQPLKLVHRDVSPQNILVGFDGGVKIIDFGVAKAAGSSQQTATGVLKGKYPYMSPEQASGQAIDGRSDQFALGVVMWELLTGKRLFKGESDLMTLRLVKDCQVPYPSQLNPKLPPGLDEVVMRALEATPQKRFPDCGAFRLALEDYIIQMRLSASSAHLAAYLRGLYAERISTESDPSKLDQLAEDSDLDSKADSSRSSLRSGVQPAPGTPSRSPVKSETRSRRAVDALIGPAPAPRHETTRGTVSLEAAPVPVGRGVPRVALAIGGAVALLLAGTAVVFLRPQASETPPPRLAVNTPPSPPVGVPEPPPPTPPVAEPLKVNLVLASEPEGAQVHVGGEPLGKTPRPLTLEPGAPPILVTMTMEGYEPVTRSVSASDGPTVQVALERRPTGTAKPPPTQGKKPSPAPSLGIKTGR